One Rhea pennata isolate bPtePen1 chromosome 3, bPtePen1.pri, whole genome shotgun sequence DNA segment encodes these proteins:
- the NANP gene encoding N-acylneuraminate-9-phosphatase encodes MGPQGVKAVFFDLDNTLVDTAAAGRRAIEEVISALQSKHRCGEEEARAICDKVQAKLLKECHDPAKMCITDLRISHWEEAIQETLGGEANRSLAAECYFLWKTTRLQHLTLAEDTRGMLTELRKVVRLLLLTNGDKQTQREKIEACACQPYFDAIVVGGEQKEEKPAPSIFHYCCDLLGVQPAECIMVGDSLDTDIQGGLNAGLKATVWLNKTITTPLDTSPVPHYVISSVLDLPAVLQKMDNKIKTNLETNHMVSSNEVH; translated from the exons ATGGGGCCGCAGGGTGTTAAGGCCGTCTTCTTCGACCTGGACAACACGCTGGTCGacacggcggcggcgggtcgGCGCGCCATCGAGGAG GTGATCAGTGCCCTGCAGTCGAAGCATCGCTGCGGCGAGGAAGAAGCCCGTGCCATTTGCGATAAGGTCCAGGCCAAGCTTCTCAAGGAGTGCCACGATCCCGCTAAAATGTGCATCACTGACCTGAGAATTTCGCACTGGGAGGAAGCGATACAAGAAACGCTGGGAGGGGAGGCCAACCGCAGTCTGGCCGCCGAATGTTATTTCCTGTGGAAAACGACCCGTCTGCAGCATCTCACCCTGGCCGAGGACACGCGAGGCATGCTCACGGAGCTGCGCAAAGTGGTCCGCTTGCTGCTCCTGACTAACGGAGACAAGCAAACCCAAAGGGAGAAGATTGAAGCATGTGCCTGCCAGCCGTACTTTGATGCTATTGTTGTGGGAGGAgagcagaaagaggagaaacCAGCACCATCTATATTTCATTACTGTTGCGATCTTCTGGGGGTGCAGCCTGCTGAGTGTATTATGGTTGGCGACTCTCTAGACACAGATATTCAAGGAGGCCTAAATGCAGGCTTGAAAGCAACTGTCTggttaaacaaaacaattacCACCCCTTTAGATACCTCCCCAGTACCTCATtatgttatttcttctgttcttgaTCTTCCAGCAGTTTTACAGAAGATGgataacaaaattaaaaccaacTTAGAAACTAACCATATGGTTAGTAGTAATGAAGTACACTGA